The Thioalbus denitrificans DNA window ACTGATACGACATTTCAATCCTGTAAGTCCTGTTAATCCTGTCTATTCAAGTGTCTTTCACTTCTACGCGTTGACGCGGTTGTAGCCGTCGAGGGCGGCGATCTGGTAGGCCTCGGCCAGGGTCGGGTAGTTGAACACCGTCTCCAGGAAGTACTCCAGCGTGCCGCCGAGGATGAGCACGGTCTGGCCGATGTGGATGAGCTCGGTGGCGCCTTCGCCGAGGATGTGCACGCCGAGGATGCGGTGGTCCTTGAGGTCGAAGAGCAGCTTCAGCATGCCGTCCTGCAGCCCCATGATCTGGCCGCGGGCGGTCTCGCGCAGGCGCGCGATGCCCGTCTCGTAGGCGATGCCCTGCTTCGCCAGCTCCTGCTCGGTCATGCCCACCATGCTCATCTCCGGCACCGAGTAGATGCCGAAGGGGAAGTCCGCCGGTCCCTTGCAGCCCACGCCCTGGAAGATGTGGCAGGCCGCCTGCCGGCCCTGCTGCATGGAGGTGGAGGCGAGCGCCGGGAAGCCGATGACGTCACCGGCGGCGTAGATATGGGGCACCGCGGTCTGGTAGTTGTCGTTGACGTGGATGCGGTGGCGCTCGTCGGCCTCCAGGCCCGCGTTTTCCAGCTTCAGCGAGGTGGTGCAGCCGATGCGCCCGGCGGCGAACAGCACCACGTCGGAGCGCACCTGCTTGCCGCTGCGCAGGTGGGTGATCACCTGGCCGTCGCCGGTCTTATCCAGCCGCTCCACCTGCTCGCCCAGGCGCAGCACCATCCCCCGGTCACGGCACTGGTGCATGAACTCCTGCACGATCTCCCGGTCCATGAAGCCGAGCAGCCCCTCCCGCCCGTCCACCAGGGTCACCGGGATGTCCAGGGTGCTGAACAGGCTGGCGTACTCCACGCCGATCACTCCCGCTCCCACCACGGTCAGCGAACGGGGCAGGTTGCGCAGCTTCAGCACGCTGTCGCTGTCCAGCACATGCTCGTCGTCGAAGGGAATCCCGTCCGGGCGCTGCGGACGGGTGCCGGTGGCGATCAGGACATGCTCCGCCTGCAGCTCCTCCACCTCGCCGTCGGGGCCCTCCACGCACAAGCGGTGGGCATCGATGAAGGAGGCACTGCCACGGAGCACGTGGATACCGTTGCGGGCCAGCTGATTCTCGATCACCTCGATCTCGTGCCGCACGGTGATCTCCAGCCGCTGCATCAGGTCGCCGATGGTGAGATCGGGCTTGAGCCGGTAACTGCGGCCGTAGAGGCCGCGCTGATCGGTGCCGGAGAGATAGAGGGCGGCCTCGCGCAGGGTCTTGCTGGGAATCGTTCCGGTGTGCACCGACACCCCGCCCACCCGGTCACTGCGCTCGACCATGGCCACGCGCCGCCCGTACTTGGCGGTCTGTATCGCCGCCTTCAGCCCCGCCGGTCCACTGCCGATCACCACCAGGTCGTAATGCCGCATGTCGCCTCCCGTGCGCCGAGAACGGTGGAGCGGAACCGTCCGGCGCGTTCCGTCCCGTCACTTTCACCCATCCAGACCCCGGCCAGGCTCCCGGTTGAAGCGCAGCGGGGGCTTTGCCAGTTCAGTAAATAGCATATCGGGCCCGCCGGCACATGGGTGCCATGGGGCGCGGCCCCACACCCGGGGTGTACAATGACGGGAAACCGAGACGCGGACCCAACCGCGCCCGAGCGCTGCCGGATGCGGGAACAACGGAATGGAAGCTGCCGCTTCCCGTCAGAGACTCATCAGGGGCCCGCACAATGCTGTACGACATCGAAGAAACCGTTCGCCGCAAGGCCAAGACACCCCACGAGCTGTTCATGCTCAACCTGGCCGTTTTCCACCTGCTCCTGGCCCCGGCGGCCATCGTGCTGAAAATCGGCCCCCTCGCCTTCCTCCTGCCGCTGCTGCTCTCCCTGAGCGTCATCACCTACACCTGGGTGCGCGGCCGGCGCGCCGAGCACGGCGATCACTGGTTCGTCATGGCCCACTGGAAGCTCGCCTTCCGCCGCTACCGCATTCTCCTGATCGCCTACGCCATCAGCGCCACGGTGGTCAGCGCGGGGCTGCTCATCAGCGCCGGGGTGGACAAGAAGACCACCCAGGAGATCCTGCTCACCGTGTTCGAGCGCATCGCCGTGGTGCCGACCCTGATCACGGTGATGGTGTGCTTCGTACTGGAATCGAGCGCCATCTACCAGGCCACCCGCGGCGAAGTCCCGGAGGGCCTGGTCCGCCGCTTCCCGCCGCCGGAGTCGCTCCGGGCACGGGAGGAGAAAGCCGTGGCCTGACGACCGGCCACGCCGCGCTGCGGTCGCCCGCAGAGGGGGCACAACACCATGAAACTGCTGATCAGCGTGGTTCTCGTACTCCTGGCCCTGCTGCTGGGGGGACTGCTGCTGGCCGCCGGCGCCCTGCTGCTCAACCGCCTGCCCTGGGATCAGCCGCCGGGTGCCGCCGCGCGGCTGGTGGTCTACCTCGGCAGCAACAGCGCGGCGACCGACCCGGCATCGGACTTCCCGGAACTGCGCCCGCCCCGCTACGACATCACCCCCGAGGCCCTCCACGCCGCCGCCGTCCAGGCGGTGGAACGGCTCGGCTGGGAGGTGAGCGCGCGGGAGGAGGGGGAACGGCTCCTCGCGGCGGTAATCATCACGCCCCTGCTGCGATTCCGCGACGATGTGGAGATCCGTGCCGAGCGCGGCCCCGCTGGCGGGAGCCTCCTCACCGCCCACTCCGCCTCCCGCGTGGGGCGGGCCGATTTCGGCGCCAACACCCGCCACCTCCTCGACCTGTTCGCCATGGTCGACACGATCGTTGCCGGAAACCACCGCCGCGGCGCCGATTAGCCCGGTCCTGACCATCCTGACACGGCCATTCCGGGGCACCCCGGCACCGTCCCGCAGCCGGTGAAATTTGCGCCACAGGGAGCAAGAATTTGCTATCGTGGGCGATAGTCCGGTAACCCGTGACAATACCCATTATAGAAGCAGGCTTATGCCGACCGTCGCACAGCGCTGCGACCAAAAGCCTGTGTCGCTGCTTGGAGACGCAATGAAACGGCTGGACGATTTCCGTTTGAAGCTGGGCAACCAGGAACTGGTCCCGCTGATGATTGGAGGCATGGGGGTGGACATCTCCACCTCGGCCCTGGCCCTGGAGGCCGCCCGGCTGGGAGGGGTGGGTCACATCTCCGACGCCATGGTCCCGACGGTCACGGATCGCCGCTTCAAGACCGGGTACGTCAAGGAAAAGCTCGACAAGTACAAGTTCAACCGCGACAACGCCGACAAGTCGGTGGTGCAGTTCGACCTCGGCCAGCTGGCCGAGGCCACCCGCATGCACGTGTCCCACACCATGGAGGCCAAGCGCGGCGACGGGCTCATCTTCATCAACTGCATGGAGAAGCTCGGCATGAACAACCCCAAGGCGACCCTCAGGGTGCGCCTGACGGCCGCCATGGACGCGGGCATCGACGGCATCACCCTGAGCGCCGGCCTGCACCTGGGCTCGCTGGCGCTGGTGGAGGATCACCCGCGCTTCCGCGACGTGAAGTTCGGCATCATCGTCTCCTCCCCGCGGGCCCTGAACCTGTTCCTGCGCAAATCGGCTTCCCTGCGCCGGCTGCCCGATTTCATCGTGGTGGAGGGTCCCCTGGCGGGCGGCCACCTGGGCTTCGGCCTGGACTGGGCCAACTACGATCTGCGCCAGATCGTGGCCGAGGTGGCGCATTTCCTGCGCGAAAACGATATCGGCCACATCCCCGTGATTCCCGCCGGCGGCATCTTCACCGGCACCGATGCGGTGGAGTTCATGGAGGAGGGCGCCGGGGCCATACAGGTGGCCACCCGCTTCACCGTGACCCACGAGTGCGGCCTGCCGGACGACGTGAAGCAGGAGTACTTCAAGGCCGGCGAGGATGACATCGAGGTCAACACCATCTCGCCCACCGGCTACCCCATGCGCATGCTGAAGAACTCCCCGGCCATCGGCTCGGGCATCCGCCCCAACTGCGAGGCCTACGGCTACCTGCTCGACAGCAAGGGCCACTGCGACTACGTGGACGCCTACAACCGCGAGGTGGAGAGCCACCCCGACGCGAAGAAGATCAAGGTGCTGGACAAGACCTGCCTGTGCACCCACATGCGCAAGTTCCAGTGCTGGACCTGCGGCCACTACACCTACCGGCTGAAGGAAACCACCCGCCAGCGCCTCGACGGCAGCTATGAGCTGCTCAGCGCCGAGCACGTCTTCAACGACTATCTCTACAGCACCGAGCACCGGATCCTGCTGCCGGCGGCTTGAGGGGAAGGGTTAATGGTTAATGGTTAATGGTTAATGGTTAATAACCAAGTCGTACTGTGTTGCGTGAGTGCGTGAGTGCGTGAGTGCGTGAATGCGTGAGTGCGTGAGTGCGTGAGTGCGTGAGTGCGTGAATGCGTGAATCCATTCACCTTTATCCATTCACCCTTCACCCTTGTCCCCCCCATCCAGCAACAGATCCTTGGCGCGGTTGATCTGGGAGGCGAGCCAGTCGGAGCCGCCGCGGTCGGGGTGGAGCTTCTGCATCAGGCGGCGGTGGGCGTCGATGACGGCGTCGCGGTCGGCGCCGGGCTCCAGCCCCAGGATGCGCAGTGCCTCCTCGCGGCCCATGGGCCCTTCCGCCACGGGTCTGTGGGCCTGGCCGCTGTGCCGGGCGTCGCGCCAGGCGTCGCCGTGGACGCGATCCAGGTAGGTCTCCAGCACCATCACCGACTGGTGATCATCCCGGCACCGCTCCAGCAGGTCCAGCAGCTCCGGCAGCTGCATGCCGTCGAGGCGCCGGCCGGCGTAGACCCCGGCCACCACCTCCCCGGCCAGGGCACCGGAGTCGTGATCCAGGGTCATGTGCAGGTAGCGGGTCTGCACCGTCGAGCTCTGGCCGCCGGAGGGTCCGGCGGTGGCGGCGCGGCGCTGCTGGAGCGAGGCCCATGCCCGCCGCGCCATGCCCATCACCGGGAGCAGCCGCAGCAGGCGCTGCGCCAGGGGGATGAGGGCGGCGAACAGGGCGAACAGCCAGTTGAGACGCCCGGTCAGGGCCAGGATCAGCAGCAGCGCCAGGCCGCCGCCCACCAGCGCCCAGCGGCCCAGGTCGCGCCAGTTGGCGCCGCGGATGCGGGGCCCGAGCAGCAGCCAGCCGATGGCGGCCACCAGCAGCACCAGGAAAACATAGCGGATCACCGCCTCAGCGCCTCCCCAGCTGGTGGGTAAGGGCCGGCACCGTGCCGCCCCGGCGGCGGCTGAAATCCTCCAGCGCCGTGCGTCCGCCCGCGGCGAACACCGCCACCGCGCCCAGGAGATCCCGCAGCTGACCGGCGCTGCCCGCATCGAAGGGGCAGCAGGCGCCGCCGGTCAGCTCGGCGAGGCGCCGGAACACCCGCTCCGCCACGGGGTCTCCGCCCTCGTGGAACAGGAACATGGGCAGCCCCAGCAGGCTCAGCTCGCCCGCCGCGCGGTAGAGCCGTTCGGGCATCTCTTCCATGCTGTCGCCGACGAACACCAGCGCCTGTACCCGCGCGCGCCGTGTCTCGGCGGCCCCGTGGCGAATCACCCGCTCAATCTGGGTATGGCCGGCCCGGCAGCGCACGGCGGTCATGCGCCGGGCCAGGGCGTCGGTGTCCCGGTACCAGGGACTCGCGTCGAACTCCTCGAAGCCGCCATAGTGGCAGAGCTGCACCTGCAGTCCGCCCAGCGCGGCGGTCTCGCGGAACATCTCCGCCTGGATGTGGGCGGCCCGATCCCAGGTGGGTTCGCGGCTGGCCGTGGCATCCAGCGCGAAGATGAGGCGCCCGCCCTCGCCGCCGGCCCGGACCGCCGGCGTGGACGCCACCTTGCGCAGAAAGGCGTTCACCTCGGTGTCGGTGGAGGCGCGGGTCAGCTTGCGGTCGGAATCACCCATCTTTGTCGTGGATTGAATCGTGACTGGTTCGGTTAGGATATATCTTACCCGGACCCGGGGCGATCCCGGGGTTCGCACAGGGTCTCCCTCCGCCCATGGCCGATACGCTGCTGAACCAGTTCATCACCACCCTGGCGCAAGCCGATCCGGACATCGATCTCGCCGCCACCGCCCTGCTGATCGCGCGCCAGGCCTATCCCGACCTGGATGCGGACTCCTACCTGGAGCGGCTGGACCGGATGGCCGAGGCGCTGCGCGAGCGCCTCGATCCCGACTACACCCCCGTCGACACCATGCTCGAACTGAACCAGTACCTGTTCTCGGAGCTGGGCTTCGCGGGCAATCGCCAGGACTACTACGACCCGCGCAACAGCTTCCTCAACGACGTGCTCGACCGTCGGCTCGGCATACCCATCACCCTCTCCATCGTCTACCTGGAGGTGGGACGCCGGGTGGGGCTGGATCTGGAGGGCGTCCCCTTTCCCGGTCACTTCCTGGTCAAGCTCCACGTGAACGAGGGCGAGGTGATCCTGGATCCCTACGGCGGCGGCGCCTCCCTCGGCCTGGACGACCTGGAGGAGCGCATGGAGCAGGCCATGGGCAACGGCCGCCCCCTGCGCCCCCTCCTCCCCGGCCTGCTCTCCGGAACCACCAAGCGCAACATCCTGGTGCGGATGCTGCGCAATCTCCGCAGTGTCTACCTCCGCCGCGAGGATCACCTCCGGGTTCTCCAGACCCTGGACTGGATACTCGCCTGCCAGCCGGACGATGCCGAGGCCCTGCGCGACCGCGGGCTGGCCTACGAGACCCTGGAGTGCGCCAAACCGGCCCTCGAGGATCTGCGCCGCTACCTGGATCTGGCGCCCCGCGCACCCGACGCGGAGTCCATCCGCGCCCGGGTCATCGACCTGCAGCGGGCGGCCCGGCGGCTCAACTGATCGCCGGTCAGGAGTGAGGCGTGAGGAGTGAGGAGTAAAGGCGTAGACAGCAAGACTCATTCCTACGCCTCCCTCATCACCCGGACACGGGCGCAGATTCATCCTCACGGAGCGCAGGGATTGGGGAGCGTGTCCGGCCGGATGAATCCGGCCCTACGACCATCCCCCCTCACTCCGCCCGCCGCAGGCGGAACAGGGCGTTGGCGCCACTGTCGCTGGTGAAGTAGAGGGCGCCGTCGGGGCCGTAGGCCACGCCCACGGGGCGGGCCCAGCGGGCGCCGCTCTCCGCCTGGAAGCCGCTCACCAGGTCGTCCACCCGGACCGCCCCGCCCTCGGCGAACCGCACCAGCACCAGGGCGGGCGGCCGCCGCGTGGCGGGATCGCCCACGTAGCCGCCGAACGGCCGGGTGCCCCAGGAGCCGTGCAGGGCCACCACCGCGTCCCCTTCCAGGTCGGCGCCGAGGCGGTCGTCGGCCACGAAGGCGACCCCCATGGGGGCGTTGCGGGCGGGGAAGGTGGCAACGGGCGGGGCCACCTCCGCGCGCGGCCGGGGGGGATCACGACGGATGCAGTCATCCCTGCGCACCCGCTCGCCGTCGTACTGGAACCAGGGCATGCCGTGGAAGGAGCCGGGGTCGAGGCGGCTGAAGACCTCCGGCGGCAGGTCGTAGCCCCAGTGATCGGGGCCGTTGTTGGAGGCGTATAGGACACCGGTGCCCGGCTGCCAGTCGAAGCCGACCGGGTTGCGCAGGCCGGAAGCGAAGGGCGCCCAGCGCGCCTCGTCCCCGCTCTCATCAAGGACCAGCACGCCGCCCCGGCGCGCATCGAAGTCGTAGCCCTGCCCGAGGTACTGGTCGCTGCAATTGCCGCTGATGCCCAGGCTCACGTAGACCCGGCCGTCGGGCCCCACGGCCACCGTCCGGCTGCTGTGCCCGCCGCCGCCCGGCAGCGCCGCCAGCAGGCGCACCCGGTCGGGTTCCAGGCGCGCCTGTCCCGGTTCGTAGGGGGCACGGTAGAGACCGTCGGTGCGGGCGATGAGGATCTCGCCCTCGCGGAAGGCGACGCTGTGGGGATAGCCCGGCAGCCGCGCCAGCAGCACGGGTGCGGTATAGGGCGGCGGCAGCCGGTAGACGGCCCCGGAGCCGGAACCGATGAAGAGATCGCCGTTCGGGGCGAAGGCCGGCAGCCGGGGGCGGTCGAGATCCGTCGTGAGCACCTCCAGCACGTAACCGCGGGGCAGGCGCGCCTTTTGAACGGAACCGTCCACCGTCACACTCTGCTGCACGTAGTCGAGGGGAGCGGTGCCGGCCGCGGCCCAGGGCATGAACAGTCCCGCGGCGGCGCCCAGCAGCCACGGTGCGAGTCTGGATGGATTCACGGCGTACCCTCCATGATGGGTGATGGGTGTCGGCAGCGGAACGCCCGCGCCTCTCCTCTCTGACCTCGGCAGCACGCCGAGGTGCCCACCCCCTGCAAGCGCTGCGTCCATCTGCGATAATCACCGCCCATACACCGCCGGTCGCGGCGGCTTCCATGGAGCGAGACGTTGATGATGGACGACCCGGAACGCGATGAGGGGGTGGAACAGCCCGAAGCGCCGAGCAAATCCCAGGTCAAGCGGGAGCTGCAGGCCCTCCGGGAACTGGGCGAACGCCTGGTGGAGATGCCCGCCTCCCAGCTGGCGAGGATCCCCATGAGCGACACGCTCGCCGCCGCGGTGGCCGAAGGCCGGCGCATCACCAGCTTCGCCGCCCGCAAGCGCCAGATCGGCTACATCGGCAAGCTGCTGCGCAGCGAGGAGGTGGAGGCGATGCGGCAGATCCTGGCGGACATGGATGCCGGCCACCGCGCCGAGGCGCGCCGGTTCCAGCGCCTGGAGACCTGGCGCGACCGGATGCTGGCGGAGGGTGACGAGGCGGTGGCGGCGTTCCTGGTGGAATACCCGGGTGCCGAGGCCCAGCCCCTGCGCCAGCTGATCCGCAACGCCCGCCGCGAGGCCGACGCCGGCAAGCCGCCGGCCTCGGCCCGGAAGCTGTTCCGCTACCTGCGGGAGGTGACCGGGGGATGAGGGACCTCGGGCGACGCCGCGGGCCTCAGCGGGCCTCGTTCTTCTCCGCACCGCAGCGGGCGCAGCGATAGACCGTCACCAGGCAGCCCCGTTTCACGTCGAAGCGCTGCTCCTGGACGATCTCCCACTTGTGGAAGCCGCGCCGGCACAGGGTATCTCCCTTGTGCTTCTCCGACGCCCGGGGGCGGCGGAAGGGAACCACCTCGCCCACCGCGTCACTCCTCGAGGCGGAAACCCACCCGTACGGTCACCTGGTAATGGGCCACCCTGCCGTCCTCGATGTGACCGCGGGTCTCGACGACCTCGAACCAGCCCATGTGGCGGATGGTATTCGAGGCCCGCGCGATGGCCTGGTTGATGGCATCCTCGATGCTTTCGCGGGAGGAGCCCACCAGCTCCACCATCTTGTAGACGTGATCACCCATGCCGCGCTTCTCCTTGTTGGCTTGTCCGGAAGGTTCACCGCAACGGACCGTGGAGGGGCTCCACGGGAGCCCCCGGGGTCCGGGTGCCGGTGGTGTGATAGAGCATAGTCCCGCTTGCCGTGGGCGGCCAGACGACGGATCGCCGGGGCCGGTATCCGCCGGATCGATGCCGGCGCGGCGGCGGTTGCCCGACGGGTTTTCCGACACAAGATCCGTGCACCCGCATTTCCAGCGGCGCTATACTTTCGAAAACACCGTCATCGCCCCAGACCAGACCCGAGCGGATGCGACTATGAGTGCTCCCCCAGCCGATGCGGTTGTCCATGCGTTTCTGGACGCCCTGGAGCAGAGGGATTTCGAGCGGGCGGCCAGCTACCTGAGCCGGGAACGTTTCAGCTATATCGGGCCGACCTCCCGCTTCGACAACGCCGCCGATTTTCTCTCCGACATCTCCCGCATCGGGCCCATCCTCAAATCCATCCAGCGCCGGCGGACCTTCGTCGAAGGCAACGAGGTGATGGTGGTGTTCGACTTCATCGCCACCATACCCGAACTCTCCAACAGCCGGGTCGCGGAACTGGTGCGGGTCGAGGAGGGTCTGATCACCTACATGGAGCTGTTCTTCGACGCCCACGCCTATGTGAGCATGTTCGAGCACGGCACCCCGCTCTGAACCCGGACCCACGGATACGGAGCCTCTCGCCACAGGGGACACGGGGATCGCGGGGGATGACCCGGCGTTACCGAACGTTCCGAATGCGCCCGCCCGGGGCGGCGCCCCTTGCCCCCGGCAAGCATGCCCTCCGCGGTCTCCGTGCCCTCCGTGGCAGAATCGGACATGAAGCTCCGGCTTCACCGTAGCGGGGCGAAGCGGAGCACCTCCACCCGCCAGGCCTCCTCGCCGGCATGGAGGATGAGGCACGAAGGCCCGCCGAAAGTCCGGGAACGCCCGGCGGCGCCGGGATTGAGCACCCAGGGGGAGGCATCGGTATCCACCACCAGGCGATGGCTGTGCCCGTAGACCACGGTGCGTGCCTCCGGGTGACGCCGCCGCAGGCGCTCATGCCGCACCCGTACCCCGCCGGCCCGGTGGCCGTGCTCCACCACCAGCGCCCCGCCGGGGAGCGCCAGGGTTGCCGTGAAGGGCAGGCACGCCAGGAGATCGCCGTCCTCGCCCCACTTGGCGGGCACATCGTTGTTGCCGCGCACCGCGATGACCGACCGGCGCGGGCCCAGGGATTCGATCACCGCCGCCGCCCCCACGTCCCCGGCGTGCGCGACGTAATCGCACTGGGCGGCGAGCGCGACGACACGGGGGTCTATCCAGCCGTGGGTATCGGACAGAACGAGGACGGAGAGGGTGGCGCGGGTGGCGGTCATGCAGCCATCTTGTATCAGACCCGGACCCTTCGTACAGCCGACTCGCGCCCAGCCTCCGCCGCGGATGACCCGACCTGCCGCCACAGCCCATGACAACGACCCGGACAACCGCCCCGGTCCGACGCTTCGCCGCCAACACGTCGGGCCGCGATTTCGTGGCGGGTGACATCCACGGCGAGTTCAGCCGCCTCGAAGCGTGCCTGGAGGGCGTCGCCTTCGCACCGGAGCGGGATCGCCTCTTCTCGGTGGGCGACCTCATCGACCGCGGTCCCGACTCGCCGGCCGCCCTCGAGTGGCTGGCGCGCCCCTGGTTCCATGCCGTGCGCGGGAACCACGAGGAGATGGCCCTGCAGGCGGAGCACGATCCGGACATGGCGGAGGCCTGGCTGTGGAACGGGGGCGAGTGGTGGCTGGCGGCCGGACCGGCGCTGCGCCGGGCCCTGCGCCCGGCCCTGCGGCGGCTGCCGCTCGCCATCGAGGTGGCCGGCGCCCGGGAGCGCCGCTACGGCATCGTGCATGCCGACCTCCCGCCCGGGCGCGACTGGGACGGCTTTCTCCGCGACCTGGAGCGGGGTGACCCGGTGGCCCTCGAATACGCCCTGTGGAGCCGCTCGCGGGCGCTGCGGGGCAGCGCCGGACCGGTTGCCGGGGTGTGCGCCGTCTACTGCGGCCACACCCCGCTGCCGGCGCCGCGGCGGGTGGGCAACGTGCACTTCATCGATACCGGCGCCTGCTACCGCGGTACGCTGACCCTGCTGCGCCTGGGCGCGGAGCCTGGCTGAGGCCCGGCGCCGAGCCCGCCGGTGAGCGGAGGGCTCACTCCTTCACGAAGCGCAGGAAGTAGTTCTCCCGCAGGAACGACTCCCGCCCCGCCAGGCGGAACCCGGCCGCCTCCACCTCGGCGACGACCGTCTCCTCGCCGGCCCGCACATGCCCCATCACCCAGGCGGAGCTGTGGCCCGCCTGGTGGCGGAAATCGATGATGACGAGCTCGCCCCCGGGGCGCAGGGCGCGGTGGATCGAGGCGAGGGTCGGCTGCGGATACTCGAAGTGGTGGTAGGTGTCGCAGACGAAGGCGACATCGATGCTGCCCGGGGACAGGGAGACGTCGGCGGGCGTGTTGACCACCCCGGTCACGTTGTCGTGGCCCGCCGCAGCGGCCCGCGCCAGGACGCCCTCCACGAAGGGCGCGGAGATGTCCACGGCGTAGACCCTGCCCGCCGGCCCCACCGCGGGGGCGAACAGCAGGGTGAACAGGCCGGTGCCGGCGCCGATGTCCGCCACCGCCATCCCCGGGCGCAGCGCCAGCGCCGCCACGATGGCCCCGCGCCGGTCGAAGACCTCGCGGCCGGGATGCTCGAAGGCGCCGCGCCAGCGTTCGAACTCGGGGTTCTCGAAGGCCCGGTTGATGCCCGGCGCCGCACTCTCCGCCTGGGCGCGGGCGGGAACCGGCCCGGTCAGGCAGAGCAGCGGAAGCAAAAGGGAGAGGGCGGCGAATGGACGCACGGGGGGCTCCGGCGGGCGGTCACCGGCACAGTATGGAACAGCGCGCCGGGCGCTGTCGCGGCCCTCAGCGCTCCACCTTCTCCAGCACCTGGGTGATGCGGTCGTGACGGCGGTAGATGGGCAGCTGGCGCTGCATCTCCGCGAAGGCCCCGTCACGCTGCGCCGCGGATTCGAACCAGCGGAAGCTCTCCCAGCCCGGCCCGAGCAGGTGCGCCGCGCTCATGGTGTCGCCCTCGGGCAGGGTGATGCGGATACCGAAACGTTTCATGCACTTCTCCCTCACGGTCAATGCTCTTGCCCTCGACAGTCCCGCCGCGCGGAAGCTTACCCGCTGCGGGACGGAGGCTCAATCGGTGCGGGCAGCCGTCCCGGCGGCCCGTTCAGCGTTGCGGGACGACAAGCCTGGCGGTATCGAACCCGAGGGCGCCGGCCCGTTGCACCAGCCGCCCATAGGTTTCCGGGGGAACGGACTTCTCCCGGGCTAGAATCCACAGGTAGTCACGGCCGGGCTCCCCCACCAGCACGGTCCGGTAGGCGGGGTCCAGGTCCAGGATCCAGTACCGGCCCCGGGTCAGTCCCGGGATAAGGCGCGAGATCCAGTTGTCGAACTCCACCTC harbors:
- a CDS encoding metallophosphoesterase family protein: MTATRATLSVLVLSDTHGWIDPRVVALAAQCDYVAHAGDVGAAAVIESLGPRRSVIAVRGNNDVPAKWGEDGDLLACLPFTATLALPGGALVVEHGHRAGGVRVRHERLRRRHPEARTVVYGHSHRLVVDTDASPWVLNPGAAGRSRTFGGPSCLILHAGEEAWRVEVLRFAPLR
- a CDS encoding class I SAM-dependent methyltransferase translates to MRPFAALSLLLPLLCLTGPVPARAQAESAAPGINRAFENPEFERWRGAFEHPGREVFDRRGAIVAALALRPGMAVADIGAGTGLFTLLFAPAVGPAGRVYAVDISAPFVEGVLARAAAAGHDNVTGVVNTPADVSLSPGSIDVAFVCDTYHHFEYPQPTLASIHRALRPGGELVIIDFRHQAGHSSAWVMGHVRAGEETVVAEVEAAGFRLAGRESFLRENYFLRFVKE
- a CDS encoding metallophosphoesterase, giving the protein MTTTRTTAPVRRFAANTSGRDFVAGDIHGEFSRLEACLEGVAFAPERDRLFSVGDLIDRGPDSPAALEWLARPWFHAVRGNHEEMALQAEHDPDMAEAWLWNGGEWWLAAGPALRRALRPALRRLPLAIEVAGARERRYGIVHADLPPGRDWDGFLRDLERGDPVALEYALWSRSRALRGSAGPVAGVCAVYCGHTPLPAPRRVGNVHFIDTGACYRGTLTLLRLGAEPG